In Citrus sinensis cultivar Valencia sweet orange chromosome 2, DVS_A1.0, whole genome shotgun sequence, a single genomic region encodes these proteins:
- the LOC102622510 gene encoding CSC1-like protein At3g21620 isoform X3: MATLGDIGVAATINILSAFAFLSAFAILRIQPINDRVYFPKWYLKGLRSSPLQTGTLVSKFVNLDFRSYLRFLSWMPAALQMPEPELIDHAGLDSAVYLRIYLIGLKIFIPIACLGFAVMVPVNWTNKTLEHSKLKYSNIDLLSISNVPLGSNRFWTHLVMAYVFTFWTCYVLKREYEIVAAMRLHFLASEQRRPDQFTVLVRNVPPDPDESVTQLVEHFFLVNHPDHYLTHQVVNNANKLSELVNKKKKMQNWLDFYQLKYSRNPARKPSTKTGFLGLWGKTVDAIDFYTSKIETLKKESLFVKDLHLKLKQYNPYISLERDKVMSSGKSVIPAAFVSFKTRWGASVCAQTQQTRNPTLWLTDWAPEPRDVYWDNLAIPFVSLTIRRLIIFVAYFFLTFFFMIPIAIVQSLANIEGIEKALPFLKPIIEVKVIKSFIQGFLPGIALKIFLIFLPDILMLMSKFEGFISRSALERRSATRYYIFLFINVFLGSIITGTAFQQLDNFMHQSANDIPKTIGTSIPMKATFFITYIMVDGWAGVAGEILRLKPLIIYHLKNFFLVKTEKDREEAMDPGTVGFNTGEPQIQLYFLLGLVYAVVTPFLLPFIIVFFALAFVVYRHQEQ; encoded by the exons ATGGCTACACTTGGTGATATAGGAGTTGCTGCGACTATTAATATCCTCAGTGCATTTGCTTTCCTTTCGGCATTTGCCATCCTTCGGATTCAACCTATAAATGATAGAGTCTACTTTCCCAAATGGTATCTGAAGGGTTTAAGAAGCAGCCCTTTGCAGACCGGTACACTTGTAAGTAAATTTGTCAATTTGGACTTTCGGTCATATCTGAGGTTTCTGAGTTGGATGCCAGCAGCCCTGCAAATGCCAGAGCCAGAGTTAATTGACCATGCAGGATTGGATTCTGCTGTTTACTTGAGGATTTACTTGATAGG gctcaaaatttttattccgATTGCCTGCCTTGGTTTTGCTGTCATGGTACCAGTTAATTGGACCAATAAGACCTTAGAgcattctaaattaaaatacagcAACATAGACTTGCTCTCTATATCAAATGTTCCACTTGGATCAAATAG ATTTTGGACCCATCTGGTAATGGCATATGTGTTTACCTTCTGGACATGTTATGTGCTGAAGAGGGAGTATGAGATTGTGGCGGCAATGAGGTTGCATTTTCTTGCATCAGAACAGAGGCGGCCAGATCAATTCACA GTGCTGGTGAGAAATGTGCCACCAGATCCTGATGAATCAGTTACTCAGCTTGTGGAACATTTTTTTCTCGTCAATCATCCAGATCATTATCTCACTCATCAG GTTGTAAATAATGCTAACAAGCTCTCTGAATTAGtcaataagaagaagaaaatgcagAATTGGCTGGACTTCTATCAACTTAAATATTCAAGAAATCCAGCCAGAAAGCCCTCTACGAAG ACTGGTTTTCTTGGCCTCTGGGGAAAAACAGTGGATGCAATTGACTTTTATACTTCCAAGATTGAGACGCTTAAAAAAGAG TCCTTATTTGTCAAAGATCTCCATTTGAAGCTGAAGCAATACAATCCATAT aTAAGCTTGGAGAGAGATAAGGTAATGAGCAGCGGCAAATCTGTCATTCCAGCAGCATTTGTTTCCTTCAAAACTCGATGGGGAGCTTCTGTTTGTGCACAAACTCAACAAACCAGAAATCCGACTCTATGGCTGACTGATTGGGCTCCGGAGCCCCGTGATGTATATTGGGATAACCTGGCAATTCCATTTGTCTCACTCACAATTAGGagacttattatttttgtcgcATATTTCTTCCTGACCTTCTTTTTCATGATTCCCATTGCAATTGTGCAATCCCTTGCAAATATTGAGGGCATTGAGAAAGCCTTACCCTTCCTTAAACCGATAATTGAAGT GAAGGTCATAAAGTCATTCATTCAAGGTTTCCTTCCGGGAATCGCATTGAagatttttcttatctttctACCTGATATATTGATGCTAATGTCTAAGTTTGAAGGATTTATTAGCCGATCGGCTTTAGAGAGGAGATCTGCAACtagatattatattttcctATTTATTAATGTATTTCTTGGGAGCATAATCACTGGAACGGCATTTCAGCAACTAGATAATTTCATGCACCAGTCGGCAAATGA CATACCAAAGACAATCGGTACCTCCATTCCAATGAAAGCAACATTCTTCATTACTTATATCATGGTTGATGGGTGGGCTGGAGTCGCTGGGGAGATTCTGAGGTTGAAACCTTTGATAATCTATCACttgaaaaatttcttcttggTGAAGACTGAAAAGGATAGAGAAGAGGCAATGGATCCTGGAACCGTTGGTTTTAACACTGGAGAACCGCAAATTcaactttatttcttacttgGCCTTGTTTATGCTGTTGTGACCCCCTTCCTCCTCCCTTTCATAATAGTATTCTTCGCACTGGCATTTGTTGTCTACCGTCATCAG GAGCAGTAA
- the LOC102622510 gene encoding CSC1-like protein At3g21620 isoform X1, translating to MATLGDIGVAATINILSAFAFLSAFAILRIQPINDRVYFPKWYLKGLRSSPLQTGTLVSKFVNLDFRSYLRFLSWMPAALQMPEPELIDHAGLDSAVYLRIYLIGLKIFIPIACLGFAVMVPVNWTNKTLEHSKLKYSNIDLLSISNVPLGSNRFWTHLVMAYVFTFWTCYVLKREYEIVAAMRLHFLASEQRRPDQFTVLVRNVPPDPDESVTQLVEHFFLVNHPDHYLTHQVVNNANKLSELVNKKKKMQNWLDFYQLKYSRNPARKPSTKTGFLGLWGKTVDAIDFYTSKIETLKKESLFVKDLHLKLKQYNPYISLERDKVMSSGKSVIPAAFVSFKTRWGASVCAQTQQTRNPTLWLTDWAPEPRDVYWDNLAIPFVSLTIRRLIIFVAYFFLTFFFMIPIAIVQSLANIEGIEKALPFLKPIIEVKVIKSFIQGFLPGIALKIFLIFLPDILMLMSKFEGFISRSALERRSATRYYIFLFINVFLGSIITGTAFQQLDNFMHQSANDIPKTIGTSIPMKATFFITYIMVDGWAGVAGEILRLKPLIIYHLKNFFLVKTEKDREEAMDPGTVGFNTGEPQIQLYFLLGLVYAVVTPFLLPFIIVFFALAFVVYRHQIINVYNQEYESAAAFWPDVHGRIITALVVSQLLLMGLLSTKEAAQSTPLLITLPILTIWFHRFCKGRYEPAFVRYPLQEAMMKDTLERAREPNLNLKSFLQIAYIHPVFKEVEECESDPASEESDQEPVLIPTKRQSRMNTPLPSKHSGSMTSLG from the exons ATGGCTACACTTGGTGATATAGGAGTTGCTGCGACTATTAATATCCTCAGTGCATTTGCTTTCCTTTCGGCATTTGCCATCCTTCGGATTCAACCTATAAATGATAGAGTCTACTTTCCCAAATGGTATCTGAAGGGTTTAAGAAGCAGCCCTTTGCAGACCGGTACACTTGTAAGTAAATTTGTCAATTTGGACTTTCGGTCATATCTGAGGTTTCTGAGTTGGATGCCAGCAGCCCTGCAAATGCCAGAGCCAGAGTTAATTGACCATGCAGGATTGGATTCTGCTGTTTACTTGAGGATTTACTTGATAGG gctcaaaatttttattccgATTGCCTGCCTTGGTTTTGCTGTCATGGTACCAGTTAATTGGACCAATAAGACCTTAGAgcattctaaattaaaatacagcAACATAGACTTGCTCTCTATATCAAATGTTCCACTTGGATCAAATAG ATTTTGGACCCATCTGGTAATGGCATATGTGTTTACCTTCTGGACATGTTATGTGCTGAAGAGGGAGTATGAGATTGTGGCGGCAATGAGGTTGCATTTTCTTGCATCAGAACAGAGGCGGCCAGATCAATTCACA GTGCTGGTGAGAAATGTGCCACCAGATCCTGATGAATCAGTTACTCAGCTTGTGGAACATTTTTTTCTCGTCAATCATCCAGATCATTATCTCACTCATCAG GTTGTAAATAATGCTAACAAGCTCTCTGAATTAGtcaataagaagaagaaaatgcagAATTGGCTGGACTTCTATCAACTTAAATATTCAAGAAATCCAGCCAGAAAGCCCTCTACGAAG ACTGGTTTTCTTGGCCTCTGGGGAAAAACAGTGGATGCAATTGACTTTTATACTTCCAAGATTGAGACGCTTAAAAAAGAG TCCTTATTTGTCAAAGATCTCCATTTGAAGCTGAAGCAATACAATCCATAT aTAAGCTTGGAGAGAGATAAGGTAATGAGCAGCGGCAAATCTGTCATTCCAGCAGCATTTGTTTCCTTCAAAACTCGATGGGGAGCTTCTGTTTGTGCACAAACTCAACAAACCAGAAATCCGACTCTATGGCTGACTGATTGGGCTCCGGAGCCCCGTGATGTATATTGGGATAACCTGGCAATTCCATTTGTCTCACTCACAATTAGGagacttattatttttgtcgcATATTTCTTCCTGACCTTCTTTTTCATGATTCCCATTGCAATTGTGCAATCCCTTGCAAATATTGAGGGCATTGAGAAAGCCTTACCCTTCCTTAAACCGATAATTGAAGT GAAGGTCATAAAGTCATTCATTCAAGGTTTCCTTCCGGGAATCGCATTGAagatttttcttatctttctACCTGATATATTGATGCTAATGTCTAAGTTTGAAGGATTTATTAGCCGATCGGCTTTAGAGAGGAGATCTGCAACtagatattatattttcctATTTATTAATGTATTTCTTGGGAGCATAATCACTGGAACGGCATTTCAGCAACTAGATAATTTCATGCACCAGTCGGCAAATGA CATACCAAAGACAATCGGTACCTCCATTCCAATGAAAGCAACATTCTTCATTACTTATATCATGGTTGATGGGTGGGCTGGAGTCGCTGGGGAGATTCTGAGGTTGAAACCTTTGATAATCTATCACttgaaaaatttcttcttggTGAAGACTGAAAAGGATAGAGAAGAGGCAATGGATCCTGGAACCGTTGGTTTTAACACTGGAGAACCGCAAATTcaactttatttcttacttgGCCTTGTTTATGCTGTTGTGACCCCCTTCCTCCTCCCTTTCATAATAGTATTCTTCGCACTGGCATTTGTTGTCTACCGTCATCAG ATTATAAACGTCTACAACCAAGAGTATGAGAGTGCCGCTGCATTTTGGCCAGATGTCCATGGCCGCATCATTACAGCACTTGTAGTCTCACAGCTGCTGCTGATGGGGTTATTAAGCACAAAAGAAGCTGCTCAATCAACCCCATTGCTGATCACGCTTCCTATATTGACAATATGGTTCCACAGGTTCTGCAAAGGACGTTACGAACCTGCATTTGTCAGATATCCATTACAG GAAGCAATGATGAAAGATACATTGGAACGAGCAAGGGAACCAAATTTGAACTTGAAAAGCTTCCTCCAAATTGCTTATATCCATCCAGTTTTCAAAGAGGTAGAGGAGTGTGAAAGTGATCCAGCTTCTGAGGAATCGGATCAGGAACCAGTGCTCATCCCAACAAAGCGTCAATCTCGAATGAACACGCCATTGCCAAGCAAACATAGCGGTTCAATGACATCCCTTGGGTAA
- the LOC102622510 gene encoding CSC1-like protein At3g21620 isoform X2, whose product MATLGDIGVAATINILSAFAFLSAFAILRIQPINDRVYFPKWYLKGLRSSPLQTGTLVSKFVNLDFRSYLRFLSWMPAALQMPEPELIDHAGLDSAVYLRIYLIGLKIFIPIACLGFAVMVPVNWTNKTLEHSKLKYSNIDLLSISNVPLGSNRFWTHLVMAYVFTFWTCYVLKREYEIVAAMRLHFLASEQRRPDQFTVLVRNVPPDPDESVTQLVEHFFLVNHPDHYLTHQVVNNANKLSELVNKKKKMQNWLDFYQLKYSRNPARKPSTKTGFLGLWGKTVDAIDFYTSKIETLKKEISLERDKVMSSGKSVIPAAFVSFKTRWGASVCAQTQQTRNPTLWLTDWAPEPRDVYWDNLAIPFVSLTIRRLIIFVAYFFLTFFFMIPIAIVQSLANIEGIEKALPFLKPIIEVKVIKSFIQGFLPGIALKIFLIFLPDILMLMSKFEGFISRSALERRSATRYYIFLFINVFLGSIITGTAFQQLDNFMHQSANDIPKTIGTSIPMKATFFITYIMVDGWAGVAGEILRLKPLIIYHLKNFFLVKTEKDREEAMDPGTVGFNTGEPQIQLYFLLGLVYAVVTPFLLPFIIVFFALAFVVYRHQIINVYNQEYESAAAFWPDVHGRIITALVVSQLLLMGLLSTKEAAQSTPLLITLPILTIWFHRFCKGRYEPAFVRYPLQEAMMKDTLERAREPNLNLKSFLQIAYIHPVFKEVEECESDPASEESDQEPVLIPTKRQSRMNTPLPSKHSGSMTSLG is encoded by the exons ATGGCTACACTTGGTGATATAGGAGTTGCTGCGACTATTAATATCCTCAGTGCATTTGCTTTCCTTTCGGCATTTGCCATCCTTCGGATTCAACCTATAAATGATAGAGTCTACTTTCCCAAATGGTATCTGAAGGGTTTAAGAAGCAGCCCTTTGCAGACCGGTACACTTGTAAGTAAATTTGTCAATTTGGACTTTCGGTCATATCTGAGGTTTCTGAGTTGGATGCCAGCAGCCCTGCAAATGCCAGAGCCAGAGTTAATTGACCATGCAGGATTGGATTCTGCTGTTTACTTGAGGATTTACTTGATAGG gctcaaaatttttattccgATTGCCTGCCTTGGTTTTGCTGTCATGGTACCAGTTAATTGGACCAATAAGACCTTAGAgcattctaaattaaaatacagcAACATAGACTTGCTCTCTATATCAAATGTTCCACTTGGATCAAATAG ATTTTGGACCCATCTGGTAATGGCATATGTGTTTACCTTCTGGACATGTTATGTGCTGAAGAGGGAGTATGAGATTGTGGCGGCAATGAGGTTGCATTTTCTTGCATCAGAACAGAGGCGGCCAGATCAATTCACA GTGCTGGTGAGAAATGTGCCACCAGATCCTGATGAATCAGTTACTCAGCTTGTGGAACATTTTTTTCTCGTCAATCATCCAGATCATTATCTCACTCATCAG GTTGTAAATAATGCTAACAAGCTCTCTGAATTAGtcaataagaagaagaaaatgcagAATTGGCTGGACTTCTATCAACTTAAATATTCAAGAAATCCAGCCAGAAAGCCCTCTACGAAG ACTGGTTTTCTTGGCCTCTGGGGAAAAACAGTGGATGCAATTGACTTTTATACTTCCAAGATTGAGACGCTTAAAAAAGAG aTAAGCTTGGAGAGAGATAAGGTAATGAGCAGCGGCAAATCTGTCATTCCAGCAGCATTTGTTTCCTTCAAAACTCGATGGGGAGCTTCTGTTTGTGCACAAACTCAACAAACCAGAAATCCGACTCTATGGCTGACTGATTGGGCTCCGGAGCCCCGTGATGTATATTGGGATAACCTGGCAATTCCATTTGTCTCACTCACAATTAGGagacttattatttttgtcgcATATTTCTTCCTGACCTTCTTTTTCATGATTCCCATTGCAATTGTGCAATCCCTTGCAAATATTGAGGGCATTGAGAAAGCCTTACCCTTCCTTAAACCGATAATTGAAGT GAAGGTCATAAAGTCATTCATTCAAGGTTTCCTTCCGGGAATCGCATTGAagatttttcttatctttctACCTGATATATTGATGCTAATGTCTAAGTTTGAAGGATTTATTAGCCGATCGGCTTTAGAGAGGAGATCTGCAACtagatattatattttcctATTTATTAATGTATTTCTTGGGAGCATAATCACTGGAACGGCATTTCAGCAACTAGATAATTTCATGCACCAGTCGGCAAATGA CATACCAAAGACAATCGGTACCTCCATTCCAATGAAAGCAACATTCTTCATTACTTATATCATGGTTGATGGGTGGGCTGGAGTCGCTGGGGAGATTCTGAGGTTGAAACCTTTGATAATCTATCACttgaaaaatttcttcttggTGAAGACTGAAAAGGATAGAGAAGAGGCAATGGATCCTGGAACCGTTGGTTTTAACACTGGAGAACCGCAAATTcaactttatttcttacttgGCCTTGTTTATGCTGTTGTGACCCCCTTCCTCCTCCCTTTCATAATAGTATTCTTCGCACTGGCATTTGTTGTCTACCGTCATCAG ATTATAAACGTCTACAACCAAGAGTATGAGAGTGCCGCTGCATTTTGGCCAGATGTCCATGGCCGCATCATTACAGCACTTGTAGTCTCACAGCTGCTGCTGATGGGGTTATTAAGCACAAAAGAAGCTGCTCAATCAACCCCATTGCTGATCACGCTTCCTATATTGACAATATGGTTCCACAGGTTCTGCAAAGGACGTTACGAACCTGCATTTGTCAGATATCCATTACAG GAAGCAATGATGAAAGATACATTGGAACGAGCAAGGGAACCAAATTTGAACTTGAAAAGCTTCCTCCAAATTGCTTATATCCATCCAGTTTTCAAAGAGGTAGAGGAGTGTGAAAGTGATCCAGCTTCTGAGGAATCGGATCAGGAACCAGTGCTCATCCCAACAAAGCGTCAATCTCGAATGAACACGCCATTGCCAAGCAAACATAGCGGTTCAATGACATCCCTTGGGTAA